One window of Streptococcus suis genomic DNA carries:
- a CDS encoding ISL3 family transposase translates to MELLHHTTELIGIKDKNIKILFVLKHQTHLEIRARLDYDSPSCPHCQGKCIKYDFQKSSKIPILDCQGFPTLLLLKKRRFQCKSCQKVTVAETALVKKNCQISQPIWEKITQLHTENMTNIAIARRLHISVSVVQRKLAQFQFEHDFMTLPKVLSWDEFSRNKGKLAFIAQDFETRSIVTILDNNRQVTIKNYFYKYPREVRETVKVVTVDMSGSYIPIIKKLFPRAKIVLDRFHIIQHLSRAMMRTRIDIMKTFDTRSLPYRSMKNHWRILQKDSRKLSLNRFYSRTFGQTVTPKEVVQKTLNFSVELKFYYELYQVLLFHFQEKNSKHFFELLEDNLNLVNPTFRTVFKTFLKYKTYITNAMELPCSNAKLEATNKLIKDIKRQAFGFRNFTNFKTKIYIALNIKNERTKFVLSRC, encoded by the coding sequence ATGGAACTACTTCATCATACCACAGAACTAATCGGAATCAAAGACAAAAACATCAAAATTCTCTTCGTTTTAAAACATCAGACCCATCTGGAAATTCGAGCAAGGCTGGATTATGACAGCCCTAGCTGTCCTCATTGCCAAGGGAAGTGTATCAAGTACGATTTTCAAAAGTCGTCAAAGATTCCGATTTTGGATTGTCAGGGCTTTCCGACCCTCCTCTTGCTTAAGAAACGACGGTTTCAATGCAAATCTTGCCAAAAAGTGACTGTAGCTGAGACAGCTCTAGTCAAGAAAAACTGTCAGATTTCCCAACCTATTTGGGAGAAAATCACACAACTCCATACAGAAAACATGACCAATATAGCCATCGCTAGGAGACTACATATCTCCGTGTCAGTTGTCCAGAGGAAACTGGCTCAATTTCAATTTGAGCATGATTTTATGACATTACCAAAAGTCTTGAGCTGGGATGAATTTAGTCGGAACAAGGGAAAACTCGCCTTTATTGCTCAGGATTTTGAGACGAGATCGATTGTGACCATTCTTGACAACAACCGCCAAGTCACCATCAAGAACTATTTCTACAAGTATCCTAGGGAGGTCAGAGAGACTGTCAAGGTCGTGACGGTGGACATGTCGGGGAGCTATATTCCCATCATCAAAAAACTATTTCCAAGAGCTAAAATTGTCCTTGATAGATTTCACATTATCCAACACCTGAGCCGTGCTATGATGAGGACTAGGATTGATATTATGAAGACTTTCGATACGCGTTCCCTACCTTATCGATCCATGAAAAATCACTGGCGTATTCTCCAAAAAGATAGTCGTAAACTGTCTCTGAATCGCTTCTATTCCCGCACTTTTGGGCAAACAGTAACACCGAAAGAGGTTGTCCAGAAGACATTGAATTTCTCTGTGGAACTGAAATTCTATTACGAACTCTACCAGGTCCTTCTCTTCCATTTCCAAGAGAAGAACTCGAAACATTTCTTCGAGCTTCTAGAGGACAACCTGAATCTTGTCAATCCAACCTTTAGGACTGTTTTTAAGACATTTCTAAAATATAAAACTTACATCACGAACGCCATGGAACTTCCATGTTCCAACGCTAAACTGGAAGCGACCAATAAACTCATCAAAGACATTAAGAGGCAAGCGTTTGGCTTTAGGAACTTTACGAACTTTAAAACCAAGATATATATTGCTTTAAACATCAAAAATGAGAGAACGAAGTTCGTCCTCTCTAGGTGTTAG
- a CDS encoding LacI family DNA-binding transcriptional regulator encodes MVTIKEIAVRAQLSSATISRVLNGDNSLSVSPETRERILDLAQEMGYTKHLKKQAPQQKGTIGLVQWYTESEELADLYYYSIRVSIEREASRLGYQLILSFNDLSNPLLAEVNGIIAVGKFSSRQIAELTSLSPHLVFVDSDTLTEGFSCVTTDFNHSVQTVINHFRSQGIADIGLLVGQEKTSDGQDLPADPRLLSYHDYLSTLGIYKENYCYIGKFSTQSGYELMTRAIQELGDDLPPAFFMANDTLAVGALRALQERQIEVPDRVQIITFNDTAITRQVYPALSSISVFTEEMGLEAMQLLDRIIANPTTHHPRKIKLRTTLTIRESSY; translated from the coding sequence ATGGTCACTATCAAAGAAATTGCAGTTAGAGCACAGCTCTCATCCGCCACTATTTCCAGAGTTCTCAATGGAGATAACAGCCTATCCGTCAGTCCAGAAACTCGCGAACGCATCCTAGACTTGGCTCAAGAAATGGGCTATACCAAACATTTGAAAAAGCAGGCGCCCCAACAAAAAGGCACCATCGGACTTGTCCAATGGTACACAGAAAGCGAGGAATTAGCCGACCTCTACTATTACTCTATCCGCGTCAGCATCGAGCGCGAGGCTAGCCGACTGGGCTATCAGCTCATCCTCTCCTTCAACGACCTGAGCAATCCGCTCCTGGCCGAGGTTAACGGCATCATCGCAGTGGGCAAATTTTCTTCTAGGCAAATAGCAGAGCTGACCAGCTTGTCTCCTCATCTGGTCTTTGTGGACAGTGATACTCTGACCGAAGGGTTCTCCTGTGTAACCACTGATTTTAACCACTCGGTTCAAACCGTCATCAATCATTTTCGCAGTCAAGGTATCGCTGACATCGGACTGCTAGTCGGGCAGGAAAAGACCTCCGACGGACAAGACCTGCCTGCCGACCCCCGCTTGCTCAGCTATCATGACTATCTGTCCACCTTGGGCATCTACAAAGAAAATTACTGCTATATCGGGAAATTTTCCACCCAGTCAGGCTACGAACTGATGACCCGTGCAATACAAGAATTGGGCGACGACCTGCCACCAGCCTTCTTCATGGCCAACGATACGCTGGCTGTCGGTGCTTTGCGAGCCCTACAAGAGCGGCAAATTGAGGTTCCTGATCGTGTTCAAATCATCACCTTCAACGACACCGCCATCACTCGTCAAGTCTATCCGGCACTCTCCTCTATCAGCGTTTTCACGGAGGAAATGGGCCTTGAAGCTATGCAACTCTTGGACCGCATCATTGCAAATCCAACCACCCACCACCCACGAAAAATCAAACTCAGAACGACATTGACCATTAGAGAAAGTTCATATTAA
- a CDS encoding galactokinase → MNKEQITQAFQDVFGQEADAAFFSPGRINLIGEHTDYNGGHVFPAAITLGTYGAARKRDDQVLRFYSANFEELGIIEVDLGNLVYDKAHNWTNYAKGVLKFLQEAGHTIDSGMDVYIYGNIPNGSGLSSSASLELLIGIIAEELYKLDLTRLDLVKIGKLTENQFIGVNSGIMDQFAIGMGADNKAIYLDTNTLEYDLVPLDLGDHVIVIMNTNKRRELADSKYNERRAECEKAVEELNSVLSIETLGELDEWTFDEYAYLIKDENRLKRARHAVLENQRTLQARAALEAGDLAKFGRLVNASHVSLEHDYEVTGLELDTLAHTAWQQEGVLGARMTGAGFGGCGIAIVHKDKVEAFKENVGKTYTEVVGYAPSFYVAEIAGGSTVL, encoded by the coding sequence ATGAACAAGGAACAAATCACACAAGCCTTTCAGGATGTATTTGGTCAAGAAGCGGACGCGGCATTCTTCTCGCCAGGTCGAATTAACCTGATTGGTGAACACACGGACTACAACGGCGGTCATGTTTTCCCAGCTGCCATTACTTTGGGGACCTATGGTGCAGCCCGCAAGCGTGATGACCAAGTCCTGCGCTTTTACTCTGCCAATTTTGAGGAATTGGGTATTATTGAGGTGGATTTGGGCAATTTAGTCTATGACAAGGCCCATAACTGGACCAACTACGCCAAGGGCGTACTTAAGTTCTTGCAGGAGGCTGGACATACGATTGACTCGGGTATGGACGTCTATATCTATGGCAATATTCCAAATGGGTCTGGCCTGTCCTCATCAGCCTCTTTGGAACTGCTGATTGGGATTATTGCGGAGGAGCTATACAAGTTAGACTTGACTCGCCTTGATTTGGTTAAAATCGGAAAATTGACGGAAAATCAGTTCATCGGGGTTAATTCAGGAATCATGGACCAATTTGCTATCGGTATGGGTGCGGACAATAAGGCGATTTACCTAGATACCAATACGTTGGAATATGACTTGGTGCCGCTGGATTTGGGCGACCATGTCATTGTTATCATGAATACCAATAAGCGCCGTGAATTGGCAGATTCTAAGTACAATGAGCGCCGTGCGGAATGTGAAAAAGCGGTGGAAGAGCTCAATTCTGTCCTCTCTATCGAGACCTTGGGTGAGTTGGACGAATGGACTTTTGACGAATATGCTTACTTGATTAAGGACGAAAACCGTCTCAAACGGGCGCGACATGCCGTTCTGGAAAATCAACGGACCTTGCAGGCTCGGGCAGCGCTTGAAGCTGGTGATTTGGCAAAATTCGGTCGTCTGGTCAATGCCTCACATGTGTCCTTGGAGCATGATTATGAAGTGACCGGTCTGGAATTAGATACGTTGGCCCATACCGCTTGGCAACAAGAGGGCGTTCTCGGGGCGAGGATGACGGGAGCAGGATTTGGTGGCTGTGGCATTGCCATTGTCCACAAGGATAAGGTAGAAGCCTTTAAGGAAAATGTTGGCAAGACCTACACAGAAGTGGTCGGCTATGCACCTAGCTTTTATGTGGCAGAAATTGCTGGCGGTTCAACCGTTTTGTAA
- the galT gene encoding UDP-glucose--hexose-1-phosphate uridylyltransferase — translation MANLVDTFVEQAIVHSDFEEMDRLYLRNRVLALVGEQVLDIETELTDMIALKDALLASALEAGQVGELLEEQDMVGASLMDLVTPAPSQVNRQFWATYENSPEQAIADFYDLSKRNDYIKLAAVAKNIYYQVPTDYGNLEITINLSKPEKDPKAIAAAKLAEASNYPKCLLCMENEGYQGRINHPARANHRIIRLQLGQENWGFQYSPYAYFNEHAIFLNAEHVPMAITPQTFEQLLDLIDLLPGYFVGSNSDLPISGGSILTHNHYQGGRHTFPMDEAPIEQELTFTGFEGVQAGLVKWPMSVIRLTSSDRTALLGLAAKILEKWRSYSDDLVGIKAETNGVPHHTITPIARKRDGRYELDLVLRDNQTSEEFPDGIYHPHPDVQHIKKENIGLIEVMGLAILPPRLKAELAEVEKFLLGQDSQVAAYHQDWADRLKTAHSSITAENVQEIVRTSVGQIFARVLEDAGVYKRTPEGQAAFRRFVEFVGVV, via the coding sequence ATGGCAAATCTGGTAGATACATTTGTGGAGCAAGCGATTGTTCATAGTGACTTTGAGGAGATGGACCGTCTCTATCTGCGCAATCGGGTTTTGGCTTTGGTTGGCGAGCAGGTCTTGGACATTGAGACGGAGCTGACGGATATGATTGCCCTCAAAGATGCCTTGTTGGCATCGGCTCTTGAGGCTGGTCAAGTTGGGGAACTCTTGGAGGAGCAGGACATGGTTGGGGCTAGTCTGATGGACTTGGTGACACCGGCTCCTAGTCAGGTTAACCGTCAATTTTGGGCGACCTATGAAAATAGTCCGGAGCAGGCTATTGCGGATTTCTATGACCTCAGCAAGCGCAATGATTATATCAAGCTAGCAGCTGTTGCCAAAAATATCTATTACCAAGTACCGACAGATTATGGCAATCTGGAAATCACCATCAACTTGTCCAAACCAGAGAAGGATCCGAAAGCCATTGCGGCGGCCAAATTAGCAGAAGCAAGTAATTATCCTAAATGCCTGCTCTGTATGGAAAATGAGGGCTATCAGGGGCGGATCAATCATCCTGCTCGTGCCAATCACCGGATTATTCGTCTTCAGTTGGGGCAGGAGAACTGGGGCTTTCAGTATTCGCCCTATGCTTATTTTAATGAGCATGCCATTTTCCTCAATGCTGAGCATGTGCCAATGGCCATTACGCCACAGACCTTTGAGCAACTCTTGGATTTGATTGACCTTTTGCCGGGTTATTTTGTCGGTTCCAATTCGGATTTGCCGATTTCTGGTGGCTCTATCTTGACCCACAATCACTATCAGGGTGGTCGGCACACCTTCCCTATGGATGAGGCTCCGATTGAGCAGGAGCTGACGTTTACAGGCTTTGAAGGTGTACAGGCTGGACTGGTCAAGTGGCCCATGTCGGTCATCCGTTTGACTTCCAGCGATCGGACGGCGCTGCTTGGTTTGGCGGCTAAGATTTTGGAAAAATGGCGGAGCTATTCAGATGACTTGGTTGGAATTAAGGCTGAGACGAATGGAGTACCGCATCATACCATTACACCGATTGCCCGCAAGCGTGACGGTCGTTATGAGCTGGACTTGGTCCTCCGCGACAATCAGACTTCGGAGGAATTTCCAGACGGCATTTACCATCCTCATCCAGATGTTCAGCATATCAAGAAAGAAAATATCGGCTTGATTGAAGTCATGGGCTTGGCCATCTTGCCACCGCGCCTTAAGGCGGAGTTGGCCGAGGTGGAGAAATTCCTGCTGGGGCAGGACAGTCAAGTGGCAGCCTATCACCAAGACTGGGCAGACCGCTTGAAGACCGCTCACAGCTCAATTACCGCTGAAAATGTCCAAGAGATTGTCCGCACGTCGGTGGGACAAATCTTTGCCCGTGTACTTGAAGATGCCGGCGTCTACAAACGCACACCAGAAGGCCAAGCTGCCTTTAGAAGATTTGTCGAGTTTGTGGGGGTTGTATAA
- a CDS encoding DMT family transporter: MKNSKIGTFITLVAGIAWGLSGVSGQYLMTRGVTVEMITTLRLVISGVVLLGVAYLTSRDQLMAVLKNKKALLGIFLFAMLGLVLNQIAYLQAIYYTNAGTATVLQYLCPILVLGYTCLRDRQKPTAVELMSIALAVVGTFLIATHGQLDKLAVTPLGLAWGIFSAFTYALYIILPSRYIRQYGSMVVIGIGMLMGGLVAVFAFRTWGQSLPVDGGSLLGMLGIVGVGTIFAYTAFLKGVSMVGPVKGSLLASIEPVASVFFAVWLVNEQFYPIDFLGMVLILVAVLLISLKDLVISRKSIG, from the coding sequence ATGAAAAATTCAAAAATTGGGACTTTCATTACGCTTGTGGCAGGTATTGCTTGGGGTTTGTCGGGAGTCAGTGGGCAATATTTGATGACGCGTGGGGTGACGGTTGAGATGATTACGACCCTGCGTTTGGTGATTTCGGGCGTGGTTCTGCTGGGCGTGGCCTATTTGACCAGTAGGGACCAGTTGATGGCTGTTTTGAAAAATAAAAAGGCCCTGCTTGGGATTTTCCTCTTTGCCATGCTGGGCTTGGTGCTCAATCAAATCGCTTATCTACAAGCCATTTACTATACAAATGCCGGTACGGCAACGGTTTTGCAATACCTCTGTCCTATTTTGGTCTTGGGTTATACCTGTCTGCGGGACCGACAAAAGCCGACAGCGGTTGAATTGATGTCGATTGCTCTTGCTGTAGTAGGTACATTTCTGATTGCGACACATGGGCAATTGGACAAGCTGGCGGTGACACCGCTTGGTCTGGCATGGGGGATTTTCTCAGCCTTCACTTACGCCCTCTATATCATCCTGCCTAGTCGCTATATTCGCCAATATGGAAGTATGGTGGTCATTGGGATTGGCATGCTGATGGGTGGTTTGGTGGCAGTTTTTGCCTTTAGGACCTGGGGCCAGAGCCTTCCCGTGGACGGTGGTAGTCTCTTGGGCATGTTGGGAATTGTTGGTGTTGGTACCATTTTTGCCTATACGGCCTTTCTCAAGGGCGTCAGCATGGTCGGTCCGGTCAAGGGCAGTCTGTTGGCTTCGATTGAGCCGGTCGCATCGGTCTTTTTTGCCGTTTGGCTAGTTAATGAGCAATTTTATCCCATTGATTTTTTGGGGATGGTGCTGATTTTGGTGGCTGTTCTACTGATTTCCCTGAAAGATTTAGTGATTTCACGAAAGAGTATTGGTTAA
- a CDS encoding copper homeostasis protein CutC, which translates to MLREFCSENHIDVARALSLGAQRVELCDNLAVGGTTPSYAVIDYVCQLAHENDATVMTMIRPRGGNFCYDEVEVDMMVEDCKVAKKLGSDGLVYGLLTEENWLDEVALEKLLAVSEGCEVVFHMAFDQIPRRRQFEAIDWLAAHGVTRILTRGNLSGCALENIDWLNEIVTYAKGKIQILIGGGLTVNNVPELVNKLPIDQVHGTKLFW; encoded by the coding sequence ATGCTTAGAGAATTTTGTTCGGAGAACCATATTGACGTAGCGCGTGCCCTTTCTTTAGGGGCGCAACGAGTGGAGTTGTGCGATAATTTGGCAGTCGGTGGAACGACACCTAGCTATGCGGTGATTGATTACGTTTGTCAACTGGCCCATGAAAATGATGCGACGGTCATGACCATGATTCGCCCCCGTGGCGGGAATTTCTGTTATGATGAGGTGGAAGTGGACATGATGGTAGAAGATTGTAAGGTGGCCAAGAAACTGGGTTCGGACGGTCTGGTTTATGGTCTGTTGACCGAGGAAAATTGGCTGGACGAGGTCGCTTTGGAGAAATTATTGGCCGTGTCTGAAGGGTGCGAAGTTGTTTTTCACATGGCCTTTGATCAAATACCACGCAGGAGACAATTTGAGGCCATTGATTGGCTGGCAGCACACGGTGTGACGCGGATTTTAACGCGGGGTAATCTGTCTGGTTGTGCTTTGGAAAACATTGACTGGCTAAACGAGATTGTGACTTATGCCAAGGGAAAAATTCAAATCCTTATTGGTGGTGGATTGACGGTGAATAACGTTCCAGAATTGGTCAACAAGCTACCGATTGACCAAGTCCATGGAACAAAATTGTTTTGGTAA
- a CDS encoding colicin lysis protein produces the protein MKRVKYLGLLLGAMTFLAACQPADLQSTTTETETSTQTSAPTESEEISVGSSEQEAGSSAQQGFSLPVIYQDVIGNYQASLAQPEAINPEQVSTQLFLVHQPEIYAGAFYSLYDFNQDGVEDLIIALKKSDSYVLIDLYTLYGGGDLLRLVDSFRHIGPEIGEEAILRPLQDGSYLYEVAGQSKLYQYDEHIPGLGPVPEIEAESPVFDLNSLTWIQIEAQ, from the coding sequence ATGAAGAGGGTAAAATATCTTGGTCTGCTCTTGGGGGCTATGACATTTCTAGCTGCTTGTCAGCCAGCAGATTTGCAGTCCACTACTACTGAGACAGAAACGTCTACTCAAACTTCTGCTCCAACGGAATCAGAAGAGATATCGGTTGGTTCAAGTGAGCAAGAGGCGGGGTCTTCTGCTCAGCAAGGTTTTTCCTTACCAGTAATTTATCAGGACGTCATCGGAAATTACCAAGCTAGTCTTGCCCAACCAGAAGCTATCAATCCCGAACAGGTCAGCACCCAATTATTCTTGGTTCATCAGCCGGAAATCTATGCTGGCGCTTTCTATAGCCTGTATGATTTTAACCAAGATGGGGTTGAAGATCTGATCATTGCTCTGAAAAAATCAGATAGTTATGTGCTGATTGACCTCTATACTCTGTATGGTGGAGGGGACCTCTTACGCCTGGTTGACAGTTTCCGTCATATCGGTCCTGAAATAGGTGAGGAGGCCATTCTCCGTCCCCTACAAGATGGTAGCTATCTTTATGAGGTTGCTGGTCAATCCAAGCTCTATCAATATGACGAACATATTCCGGGATTGGGTCCTGTTCCTGAGATAGAAGCAGAATCACCAGTTTTTGATCTGAACAGTTTGACCTGGATTCAGATAGAAGCACAATAG
- a CDS encoding trimeric intracellular cation channel family protein produces the protein MDFELFLIICNYIGTIAFAVSGAVKGFRKKLDIFGISLLSLMTAVGGGIIRDIMANRIPTALTDPSAIYLSVVVAILLYLCAIHIRQDTPLDKQALILLAQTNLIFDAIGLAIFALIGANTGIELQLNAVTTGILATLTGVGGGIVRDLLVNETPIVLREDVYAVLALFSGMIYHICVVNWQLPQIPTFITIFVISLIIRLLVIKYKINLPNMDRKPKA, from the coding sequence ATGGATTTTGAGCTATTTCTTATCATTTGTAACTACATAGGGACAATCGCTTTTGCTGTTTCAGGTGCCGTTAAAGGTTTCAGAAAAAAACTAGATATATTTGGGATTTCTCTCCTCAGTCTGATGACAGCTGTGGGAGGTGGTATTATTCGAGATATCATGGCCAATCGTATTCCAACTGCTCTGACGGACCCTTCAGCCATCTACTTATCCGTTGTCGTGGCCATTCTACTCTATCTCTGCGCCATTCATATCCGACAGGATACACCTCTTGACAAGCAGGCCCTGATTCTCCTTGCCCAAACCAACCTCATCTTCGACGCGATAGGTCTGGCGATTTTCGCCCTAATCGGGGCCAACACTGGCATAGAGTTACAGCTAAATGCTGTGACAACAGGTATTCTTGCGACCCTGACTGGAGTTGGTGGTGGCATTGTCCGAGACTTATTGGTCAATGAGACCCCTATTGTCCTTCGAGAGGACGTTTATGCTGTCTTGGCCCTATTTTCCGGTATGATTTACCATATCTGTGTGGTCAATTGGCAACTACCTCAAATTCCTACCTTTATTACTATATTTGTCATCTCTTTGATTATCCGACTGCTAGTCATCAAATACAAAATCAATCTTCCCAACATGGATAGAAAACCAAAGGCCTGA
- a CDS encoding thiamine pyrophosphate-dependent dehydrogenase E1 component subunit alpha, with translation MVSISKEQHLDMFLKMQQIRDVDMKLNKLVRRGFVQGMTHFSVGEEAAAVGPIASLTDQDIIFSHHRGHGHVIAKGIDINGMMAELAGKATGTSKGRGGSMHLANVEKGNFGSNGIVGGGYALAVGAALTQQYLGTDNIVIAFSGDSATNEGSFHESMNLAAVWNLPVIFFITNNRYGISTDISYSTKIPHLYLRAAAYGMPGHYIEDGNDVVAVYEKMQEVIEYVRAGNGPAMVEVESYRWFGHSTADAGVYRTKEEVNEWKAKDPLKKYRKYLTENKIATDEELDAIEAQVAEQVEAAVKFAQESPDPDISIAYEDVFVD, from the coding sequence ATGGTATCTATTTCAAAAGAGCAACATTTGGATATGTTCTTGAAAATGCAGCAAATTCGTGATGTTGACATGAAGTTGAACAAATTAGTGCGTCGTGGCTTTGTACAAGGTATGACTCACTTCTCAGTTGGTGAAGAAGCAGCAGCGGTAGGTCCGATTGCTAGCTTGACAGACCAAGATATTATCTTCTCTCACCACCGTGGTCACGGTCACGTCATTGCAAAAGGTATTGATATCAACGGTATGATGGCAGAGCTTGCTGGTAAGGCAACTGGTACATCTAAAGGCCGTGGTGGTTCCATGCACTTGGCCAACGTTGAAAAAGGGAACTTCGGTTCTAACGGTATCGTAGGTGGTGGTTATGCCCTGGCTGTTGGTGCGGCTTTGACCCAACAATACCTTGGTACAGATAATATCGTTATCGCCTTCTCAGGTGACTCAGCGACGAACGAAGGTTCTTTCCATGAGTCAATGAACTTGGCAGCTGTTTGGAATTTGCCAGTTATCTTCTTTATCACAAACAACCGCTACGGTATCTCAACTGATATTTCTTACTCCACGAAGATTCCTCACCTTTACCTTCGTGCAGCGGCTTACGGTATGCCAGGTCACTATATCGAAGATGGTAACGATGTGGTTGCTGTTTACGAGAAAATGCAAGAAGTTATCGAATATGTTCGTGCAGGTAACGGTCCAGCCATGGTTGAGGTTGAATCTTATCGTTGGTTTGGTCACTCAACAGCCGATGCTGGTGTTTACCGTACAAAAGAAGAAGTTAACGAGTGGAAAGCAAAAGATCCGCTTAAGAAATACCGCAAGTATTTGACTGAAAACAAAATTGCTACCGACGAAGAATTGGATGCAATCGAAGCACAAGTTGCAGAGCAAGTAGAAGCAGCTGTGAAATTCGCACAAGAAAGCCCAGATCCAGATATTTCAATTGCATACGAAGACGTTTTTGTGGACTAG
- a CDS encoding alpha-ketoacid dehydrogenase subunit beta yields MAETKVMALREAINLAQSEEMRKDEKVFLMGEDVGIYGGDFGTSVGMLDEFGPKRVRDTPISEAAIAGSAVGAAQTGLRPIVDLTFMDFVTIALDAIVNQAAKTNYMFGGGLKTPVTFRVASGSGIGSAAQHSQSLEAWLTHIPGIKVVAPGTANDAKGLLKSSILDNNPVIFLEPKALYGKKEEVNLDPDFYIPLGKGDIKREGTDVTIISYGRMLERAIQAADEVAAEGISVEVVDPRTLIPLDKELIIESVKKTGKVILVNDAYKTGGFIGEIASIITESEAFDYLDAPIIRIASDDVPVPYANVLENAVLPNVEKIKAAIYKQVNKG; encoded by the coding sequence ATGGCTGAAACAAAAGTAATGGCCTTGCGTGAAGCGATTAACTTGGCTCAAAGCGAAGAAATGCGTAAGGATGAAAAAGTATTCTTGATGGGTGAAGACGTCGGTATCTACGGCGGTGACTTCGGTACATCTGTTGGTATGTTGGATGAATTTGGTCCAAAACGCGTTCGCGACACGCCTATCTCTGAGGCAGCAATTGCTGGTTCTGCAGTTGGTGCGGCTCAAACTGGTCTTCGTCCAATCGTTGACTTGACCTTCATGGACTTCGTAACAATTGCCCTTGATGCGATTGTTAACCAAGCTGCTAAAACAAACTACATGTTTGGTGGTGGTTTGAAGACACCTGTAACTTTCCGTGTGGCTTCAGGTTCAGGTATCGGTTCTGCTGCCCAGCACTCACAATCTCTTGAAGCTTGGTTGACGCACATCCCAGGTATCAAGGTTGTCGCACCTGGTACAGCTAACGATGCAAAAGGTCTATTGAAATCATCTATCCTTGATAACAACCCAGTTATCTTCTTGGAGCCAAAAGCTCTTTACGGTAAAAAAGAAGAAGTCAACTTGGATCCAGATTTCTACATTCCACTTGGTAAAGGGGACATCAAGCGCGAAGGTACAGATGTGACTATCATCTCCTACGGACGTATGCTTGAGCGTGCAATCCAAGCTGCTGATGAAGTGGCTGCAGAAGGCATCAGCGTTGAAGTGGTTGACCCACGTACCCTTATCCCATTGGATAAAGAATTGATCATCGAATCAGTGAAGAAAACTGGTAAGGTTATCTTGGTCAACGATGCTTACAAAACAGGTGGTTTCATCGGTGAAATCGCATCAATCATCACTGAAAGTGAAGCCTTTGACTACTTGGATGCACCAATCATCCGTATCGCTTCAGACGATGTACCAGTTCCTTACGCAAACGTTCTTGAAAATGCTGTATTGCCAAACGTAGAGAAAATCAAAGCGGCAATCTACAAACAAGTTAACAAGGGTTAA